A genomic region of Herbaspirillum sp. DW155 contains the following coding sequences:
- the maiA gene encoding maleylacetoacetate isomerase, translating to MQLYNFFRSGSSHRLRIALNLKDLAYDYIAVDLRSEEHLGEAFRAVNPQAMVPALVADELTLIQSPAILEWLEERHPAPPLLPADADGRARVRALAAIVGCDIHPVNNRRILQYLRKTLGCDEASVNAWCRQWISEGFAALEALLAQDLQRGEFCYGQQVTLADVYLIPQVESARRFALDLAPYPRILAVERACLALPAFQRAAPAAQVDATS from the coding sequence ATGCAGCTCTACAATTTTTTCCGCAGCGGCAGTTCGCACCGCCTGCGCATCGCCCTGAACCTCAAGGACCTGGCCTACGATTACATCGCCGTTGACCTGCGCAGCGAAGAACACCTGGGCGAGGCCTTCCGCGCCGTCAATCCGCAGGCGATGGTGCCGGCGCTGGTGGCGGACGAACTCACGCTGATCCAGTCGCCGGCCATCCTGGAATGGCTGGAAGAACGCCATCCGGCACCACCCCTGCTGCCCGCCGATGCCGATGGCCGGGCCCGGGTGCGGGCGCTGGCGGCCATCGTCGGCTGCGATATCCACCCGGTCAACAACCGCCGCATCCTGCAATACCTGCGCAAGACGCTGGGCTGCGACGAGGCCAGTGTCAACGCCTGGTGCCGGCAGTGGATCAGCGAGGGATTTGCGGCGCTGGAAGCCCTGCTGGCGCAGGATCTGCAGCGCGGCGAATTCTGCTATGGCCAGCAGGTCACGCTGGCCGACGTTTACCTGATTCCGCAGGTGGAAAGCGCACGCCGCTTTGCGCTGGACCTCGCCCCCTATCCGCGCATCCTGGCCGTCGAGCGCGCCTGCCTGGCCCTGCCGGCTTTCCAGCGCGCAGCGCCGGCGGCGCAGGTGGATGCGACCTCCTGA
- a CDS encoding 3-hydroxybenzoate 6-monooxygenase yields the protein MTQSLPVIVAGGGIGGLAAALALVRQGFDVKVLEQAAEIGEIGAGIQLGPNAFHAFDALGVGEKARARAVYTDEMVMHDAIDGALVGRIPTGEAFRQRFGNPYAVIHRVDVHRSLLEGAQESARVSLVTSTRVQQVEQDDHSVTVYDQHGQAHRGLALIGADGTRSVVRAQYVNDAARVTGHVVYRAVVERQDFPVDLQWNAASIWVGPNCHLVHYPLRGGEQYNVVVTFHSRQQEQWGVTEGSAEEVQSYFQGICAQARQLIDLPRSWKRWATADREPIAQWSFGRATLLGDAAHPTTQYMAQGACMALEDAVTLGQALRAHDNDFLAAFDLYQRSRVARTARIVLSSREMGRIYHAKGVERLVRNDLWKGRSPERFYDAMQWLYGWNAERCLARD from the coding sequence ATGACGCAATCCCTCCCCGTGATCGTCGCCGGTGGCGGCATTGGCGGCCTTGCCGCTGCCCTGGCCCTGGTGCGCCAGGGCTTCGATGTGAAGGTATTGGAACAAGCGGCCGAGATCGGCGAAATCGGTGCCGGCATCCAGCTCGGCCCCAATGCCTTTCATGCCTTCGATGCCCTGGGCGTGGGCGAGAAGGCGCGCGCGCGTGCGGTCTATACCGATGAGATGGTCATGCACGATGCCATCGATGGCGCCCTGGTGGGGCGCATTCCGACCGGAGAGGCCTTCCGCCAGCGCTTCGGCAATCCCTATGCGGTGATCCACCGGGTCGATGTGCACCGCTCGCTGCTGGAAGGCGCGCAGGAAAGCGCACGCGTGAGCCTGGTCACCTCCACCCGCGTGCAGCAGGTAGAACAGGATGACCACAGCGTGACCGTCTACGACCAGCATGGTCAGGCCCATCGCGGGCTGGCGCTGATCGGTGCCGATGGCACCAGGTCGGTGGTGCGCGCGCAATACGTCAACGATGCGGCGCGCGTGACCGGGCACGTGGTCTATCGCGCCGTGGTGGAGCGGCAGGATTTCCCGGTCGACCTGCAGTGGAATGCGGCCAGCATCTGGGTCGGTCCCAACTGCCATCTGGTGCATTACCCGCTGCGCGGTGGCGAGCAATACAACGTGGTGGTGACCTTCCATAGCCGCCAGCAGGAACAGTGGGGGGTGACCGAAGGCAGCGCCGAGGAAGTGCAGAGCTATTTCCAGGGCATCTGTGCGCAGGCGCGCCAGCTGATCGACCTGCCCCGGAGCTGGAAGCGCTGGGCCACGGCTGACCGCGAGCCGATTGCGCAGTGGAGCTTCGGCCGCGCCACGCTGCTGGGCGACGCCGCCCATCCCACCACGCAATACATGGCGCAGGGCGCCTGCATGGCGCTGGAAGATGCGGTGACGCTGGGCCAGGCGCTGCGCGCGCATGACAACGACTTCCTGGCCGCCTTCGATCTGTACCAGCGCTCGCGGGTGGCGCGCACGGCGCGCATCGTGCTGTCCTCGCGCGAGATGGGGCGCATCTACCACGCCAAGGGGGTGGAACGCCTGGTGCGCAACGATCTGTGGAAGGGCCGCTCGCCGGAACGCTTCTATGACGCCATGCAATGGCTCTATGGCTGGAATGCCGAGCGCTGCCTGGCGCGCGACTGA
- a CDS encoding LysR family transcriptional regulator: MQTADIRLLQVFDEIYKTRSVTRAAEHLGLGQPAVSIALARLRAHFNDPLFVRIANVMEPTPLACELQEQVHGTLASLEQVFGYRSSFDPTRAERTFTISMTDISQLVLLPRLWAHLRRTSPGVHIDIVPLSEQTPRLLESGEADLALGFVPQLEAGFYQQSLFRQRYVCVASADHPRIRQRLTLRQFEREEHAVVTSSGTGHLILAKEIASQGIRHNIALRVPNYLGIAFVIEQTDMLVTIPERLAQVLEGRGRFKVFPVPFALPDYAVKQHWHERYHHDPGHRWLRGVVSDLLSTARR, encoded by the coding sequence ATGCAAACCGCAGACATCCGCCTGCTGCAGGTATTCGACGAGATCTACAAGACCCGCAGCGTGACCCGCGCGGCCGAGCATCTGGGGCTGGGCCAGCCGGCGGTGAGCATCGCCCTGGCGCGTCTGCGCGCGCATTTCAACGATCCGCTGTTCGTGCGCATCGCCAACGTGATGGAACCCACGCCGCTGGCCTGCGAGTTGCAGGAGCAGGTGCATGGCACCCTGGCTTCGCTGGAACAGGTCTTTGGTTACCGCAGCAGTTTCGACCCCACCCGGGCCGAGCGCACCTTCACCATCAGCATGACCGACATCAGTCAGCTGGTGTTGCTGCCGCGCCTGTGGGCACACCTGCGGCGCACCTCGCCGGGCGTCCATATCGACATCGTGCCCTTGTCGGAGCAGACCCCGCGTCTGCTGGAGTCCGGCGAAGCCGACCTGGCCCTGGGCTTCGTACCGCAACTGGAGGCGGGTTTCTATCAGCAATCGCTGTTTCGCCAGCGCTACGTCTGCGTGGCCAGCGCCGACCATCCGCGCATCCGCCAGCGCCTGACGCTCAGGCAGTTCGAGCGCGAGGAGCACGCCGTGGTCACCTCCTCCGGCACCGGTCACCTGATCCTGGCCAAGGAGATCGCCAGCCAGGGCATCCGTCACAACATCGCCCTGCGCGTGCCGAATTACCTCGGCATTGCCTTTGTGATCGAGCAGACCGACATGCTGGTGACCATCCCGGAACGCCTGGCGCAAGTCCTGGAAGGACGCGGACGTTTCAAGGTCTTCCCGGTGCCTTTCGCGCTGCCCGATTATGCGGTCAAGCAACACTGGCACGAGCGCTACCATCACGATCCGGGTCATCGTTGGTTACGCGGGGTGGTGTCGGATCTGTTGTCGACAGCGCGACGTTGA
- a CDS encoding fumarylacetoacetate hydrolase family protein, protein MNYLFAPMTVVGLPVADSPSLFPVRRVYCVGRNYAAHAREMGFDPDREPPFFFCKPNDAQSIVPVPAGQCVRLPYPDQTSNYHHEIELVVAIGKAGKNIAVDHAAAHIAGYAVGLDMTRRDLQMKMREMGRPWEIGKAFDYSAPVGLLHPITRTGEITRGEVVLEVDGVTRQRSDLTHLIWSVNEIIANLSTLFELQPGDLIFTGTPDGVGAVQAGQTMTAHIAGLTPITVAVA, encoded by the coding sequence ATGAACTATCTCTTCGCTCCCATGACCGTAGTCGGCCTGCCGGTGGCCGACAGCCCCTCCTTGTTCCCGGTGCGCCGGGTCTACTGCGTGGGCCGCAACTACGCCGCGCACGCGCGTGAAATGGGCTTCGACCCTGATCGCGAACCGCCTTTCTTCTTCTGCAAACCCAACGACGCGCAATCCATCGTCCCGGTGCCGGCCGGTCAGTGCGTACGTCTGCCGTATCCGGACCAGACCAGCAACTATCACCACGAAATCGAACTGGTGGTCGCCATCGGCAAGGCCGGCAAGAATATCGCCGTGGACCACGCGGCTGCGCACATCGCCGGCTATGCGGTGGGACTGGACATGACCCGGCGCGACCTGCAGATGAAGATGCGCGAGATGGGTCGTCCCTGGGAAATCGGCAAGGCCTTCGATTATTCGGCGCCGGTCGGTCTGCTGCATCCGATCACCCGGACCGGTGAAATCACGCGCGGGGAAGTGGTGCTGGAGGTCGATGGTGTGACACGCCAGAGAAGCGATCTCACCCACCTGATCTGGTCGGTCAACGAAATCATCGCCAATCTTTCGACGCTGTTCGAACTGCAGCCGGGCGACCTGATCTTTACCGGCACCCCGGATGGCGTGGGCGCCGTCCAAGCCGGCCAGACCATGACGGCACACATTGCCGGGCTGACCCCGATCACGGTGGCCGTGGCCTAG